The Vitis vinifera cultivar Pinot Noir 40024 chromosome 18, ASM3070453v1 region aacacctatggatacaactgtcaaactggaagaaagtgatggaagtgcgccagttgataaaggaagatatcaacgtcttgtggggaaactcatctatctttctcatacaaggccagacatcggcttctccgttagtgtggtaagtcaattcatgaataatccaaccgaaaaacacatgactgttgtgatcagaatattgagatacctcaagatgacaccgggaaagggtctcttctttcaaagaacaacaaataaagagattgagattttttcagatgcagattgggcaggttcagtgactgataacttcaggctattgttcatttgtctgggggaacttggttacatggcgaagcaagaaacagtcagtggtagcccgtagcagtgctgaggcagaatttcgtgctatggcacaaggtatctgcgagggaatctggttgaacaggctgttagaagaattacgggttccattgaagcatcccatggtgttatactgcgacaatcaagctgccatcagtatcgctaagaatccggttcatcatgatcgaactaagcacgtggagatagatcgacactttatcaaggaaaagattgaagaaggagttttcaaagtcagctacactccgacaaactgtcaaacggctgacattctcacaaaagctcttgctcgagttaacttcgaagatctaacagaaaaacttggaataatcaacatctacaacgcggcttgagggggagtgttggaaatcaagccagcatcctctgtttacttccctaattagtgtaatgtacagcctttattataattgatttaggagtaattctagcaaggtagtttattcactttccatgtaaaagtggtttatatatttaggagtaattctagcaaggtagtttattcactttctatgtaagagtagtttattcacttcccatgtaagagtttattcactttccatgtaagggaaattccattccggaattgtctcatatccgtaggctatttatttatgctttcattcattgtaaaaaaaaaggtatcacagaatgaattgaggtgttcctccatattttgttttcaaattcttcatatttttgttcaaattcttcacaaaccaattagtaatttaatcatgatttattatcattaaaatttgattaagagaATCCTTAGACTaacaatatcatttttggatAATCATCCTCTTGAGGTGTACTTTATatcaaataaccaaaaaaaagaaaaaaaaaagaactataatatcatataataataataataataaaatcggAATCCTAAGGAGAATGAGTTCAGGATTTTAAAAGTTGGATATTAATTTGGATccataattattttatgatttggTGGAACATGGCCAACGACTCATACATTCATTAATCTTATGTTTCGTGTTGTATTGCAATAGAGAGTGTGTCAGCATACACATAGAGCAGGTGGCCCTGTCGGTTTGGGCCTTTGTTTGACAAGTCATTCGCATGAGTGACATGATTTATTCTAAGTAGTTGGTacgaatatataaaatatttttggagtATAGTGTAAAGTTAGAAGGAACCATttacttttgttgttttttttccttagaatAAGTGTGATGTGTCTCATTTGGGAATCAATTTGCTTACCTATTTGCCTTGAGTTCCCACCTAACTTGACCAATTCTCCCATTCACAAGTGGGCACGCACAGGCCCCCTTCTTCCAAGCATCCACTATATGTTCAAGTCTTATTCAATGAGGAATAAAGGGAAATTGGGTCATGAATAGTATTTTTACCACCATGCCCACCTTTAATAAAAGTCAATAGCCTCTCTTTAGTAGAAACTTCTTTGTAATGACTCCAATGTTTCAACAACAGCGCCTGTAGTAAATAACCCTATAAGATATCACATGTTTCTCCAGCAAgtttaagaaaaatagaaatacaGTCCCACTAAAAAATAGTCAACCACCAAAGAATACTTGGTATCACATGTTTTCGGATTTGAAGGAACCAGAAGACATTATCTCAAATCTATAAGATATCATACGTtcatcttataaataaatatgtattatCATTTGTTTTAATCTGCAATGATCCCATGTGTAGAAAACATGTGACATTCTTAAATtcgtttggttcttgaaaaatactaaagaaaaaaaatatttaaaaataataatttgtcatatttaattatatcatgaaaaatatgaaatatcattaaatattattaaaattagtaaaaaaatttatatatatttaaattattttaatatttatgtaaaatagttaaatagataaaataagtttatggtaatacataaaaataatttattgactttgaatatatattttttaattttttttctttatagttttcctttcttattttattttcttgacattttttttttttgaactttccCATAATCAAACATGGCTTTAGGGTTTCAACTATATATCAAAACAACTAAATATCTCAATTTTAACACATATTCTCTTAGAGTCCGTCAAATTATAACCATTTGAGTCTAAATTCAAAACTATTGATTTGTTTATAAAAACTTATCACTTAAATCTCTTATACAACTTCTAACATATTCAAGTCTTACATGATATAAATGGTGTGAGGTTTAAAtgcttaatataaaaaataataaatgaaaaataagaatcataacataaaattaataaaaataatttatttgttatatcattttatgtttttaaaggGTCAATCCACTTATAACGTTTTCATGAATAATGCTTTCATCTTTTACtatttgtatataaatttaaaacaaaagcTTTTAAATAATGCTAAATTCTAATTCAATCACATGTtaaattctaattaaaaattttagattcTTCGAAATTTGAAAATCTCATACCAtcccattaattttttataaacaaaacgCAACTTAGGGTTAAATGATGCTTCTTGAATCCTCGGGATACTTCATTATCGAGATGGGATATTTTGATCGGTCATTTAATGTTAAACATTGCAGGCcgtcaaataaaaatttaagacgATGATTAAGGAACCCATGTGCATGTCCCATTCGCAGCGTTGCTGCAATTGACAACTCGCACCACACGTGTTTAACGCCACAATTGCGCCGGACTCTTGTCTTTATTCAACCTGTCCTCCTTGTCTAACCCTCTTTCAGGACACTGGTCCTAGTTAATGCACCAATCACCATATTGATGATTTGACGCTAACATGGTTTTTTTTgcctttctctttctttttctttttcaaagcatCAAGTCTCCCCTCTCGATCACTTCCAAATTTCTAATATCATGAAAGTCTATCTTCCACCAACCCCACTCTTTCTTTCTCGTGTTCCATGTCTTCCAGAAAGCACCCATCTCTGTCTTCAGTTCCACAGGCGCCGGGGACGGATGGTTATCAGGGTTACACCTTCAAAGACAAAGACACCCATGTCGCGAGTGTCATGAAACCCCACTTCAAATACGGTCtctatctctttttctttctcaccATCTGGTTTCTTCTGCTTTTCTTCTGGTTTCCCTCCACAAAACCGGCCGTTTCTCCTCCCATTATTCAGAATTCGAATAGTCATGTGCAAAATCCGCCGGCGGAGAAGGTGCAAGTGAAACTGGAGGAGAAAGTGCAGGTGAAACCGGCGGAGAAGGCACAGGTGAAGCCGGCGGAGAAAGCCCATGTGAAGCCGGCGAAGAAAGCGTCGGTATTGGTGTACGTCTATGAACTGCCGCCGAAGTTCAACATTGGTCTCCTCAAGGAGTGCCGCCGTCTGAATGTGTACACGGATATGTGTCCACACGTGGCGAACTGTGGACTTGGGCAGCCGATTTTGGAGATGGGGTCGAGCTGGTTCGCGACCCACCAGTTCATCGCGGAGATGATATTTCACGCGCGGATGGAGAACCATCCATGTCGCACGCGCGATCCGGAGAAGGCGGACTTGTTCTACGTGCCATTTTACGGAGGACTCCACGCATCGAGCAAGTTTCGGGAGAGTAACCTGGCGGCGCGTGATGCTTTAGCGGTGGAACTGGTGGAGTACATCCACCGACAGCGGTGGTGGCGGCGGAATCACGGCGCGGACCACTTCTTGGCGCTGGGGAGGACGGCGTGGGACTTCATGAGAACCGACGGTGGCACTGACTTTGGAGCAAACCGTCTCTTGAATCTGCCACCTGTCAAAAACATGTCGGTGTTGACCGTGGAAAGACACCCATGGGAAGGCTCGAACCAGTACGGCATCCCCTATCCCTCCTACTTCCACCCCTCCACGTCCAACGAGATCCTGACGTGGCAGAACCGTATGCGGCTGCAGCGCCGACTCCACCTCTTCTCTTTTATCGGGGCTCCGAGGAACGGCGTGGAGAAGGCGGCGATCAGGGACGAGGTCATAAAACAGTGCGCCGAGTCAGCACGGTGCCACCTCCTGAAATGCGGCAGCGGAGCGAGTCAATGCCACGAGCCAACTCAGGTGCTCAACGTCATGACCCAGTCGGAGTTCTGCATCCAAGCCCCCGGCGACTCGTTCACGCGACGATCCACCTTCGACTCATTTCTCGCCGGTTGTATCCCGGTCTTTGTCTCACCCCACACAGCGTATTCTCAGTACTCATGGTTCCTCCCATCCGACCACACCACCTACTCCGTCTTCATCGGAGACGAGAACCCCAGCATAGAAGCTGAACTTCTGAAGATTCCAAACGATCAAATACAGAAAATGAGAAACAGAGTCATAAATTTGATTCCAAATCTCACGTATATTCACCCAAACAGTAGTGATTTCGGTTTCACCGACGCCGTCGATGTTGCACTGGGGAAATTGTCCGATTACGTGAAGTCCAAGTTACGAGGACATGGCGTGACGGTCCATTGAGATTTTTTCCAATGAATTAATTAATGTTTGCACATGACTCCcatcattgaaaaataattaagggTGCGTTTGGAAGTTAGGTTGAAAGCACCTTCATACAAAAAATATGTGTACTTGATAAATGATAACTACTTtgtttaaacattattattattttattatttatgtcattataaaaaaaatataattttttatctttataaacTCATGATACCAAATACCAACAaacatttaaataattcttttaactttattttataaaaataaataaataaagggtgAGAACTTAAAAGGGAATAATTTCATTATaggccaaaaaaacaaaagggggAAAAAGTTCTCTCTATAGCGTgcacttaaataaataaataatctaaggTACATGTCTCTCACAGCTCTGGTGTTACAAAACAAGGGTATGCCAGAGGGACGCACAAATGATCTCATGGGTTAATAAATTATACTAtctcaaggttttttttttttttttttctctttttcttttcctccttgGGTCTATCTGTGTCTTCAAACGGAGATCAGATGGGCATGACAGCAACAATTGGCCTACTGCACTTGCTCTTTGAAATTCTGGAACAGAACATGAACAGCAACAGAATTGATGATAACATGAACAGCCTGAAATATGTTCTTATCTCCTGCATTCCAAACTCCAGAACCTCCACCTTCTTCCCATATCTGTTTCTCCTTTCCATTAAATACCCGTCAAGGTACTCATCTATGGACACCCACTTCTCAGAATTGGTCGTTGAAGGTTTTGAATGCTTTTTCTGCAGCTGCTGCGGCCCCATCTTGAAGATAGTAAAGAATGCAGCAGACCAGTCATTGAGAACTCTCTGAAACCGGAAATTAATGCGTGATTATGAAACAATGATCATACTTTTTTCCTGGAAGaagagaagttttttttttcactagcaAAATGACGTACATTGAAGGTGGTGAGGTCAATGGGGTTAAACATTTTGAAGCAGTCCTTCGAAGACGCTGTTCCATCTCCATAAATCTGCAGGGAATGCATAAAAGTCAAGGAACCATCATATGTAAGAGTGCTGCAATCGATAACAGTAAAGAAAGACTCTGCATTTCACGAACCTCGAAGGTGAAAGCCATGGGCACCCTTACAACATCATACATGTAATCTGTCGCTGTCCCATGAGCCAGATACCTGATTCAAGCACATATTGTAggtcaaattttaaatgttttgcaAAACAATGAACATGTTCAAATTGTAAAAGGTTTTGTTATTTCGAGTTCCAAATTGGCCTTGGATTATACAACATTATTATGAGAAGTAAGAACTGGTAAAAGTGGTACACCCTTGATATTATCTACACAGTTGTCGGTGCTAACCAGCTACTGGTTTCACTCTTCCTGTCCTTTGTGTCACTATGTGGGTGGCAGATTAGCAGTACTAGCATAACACAGAAAGGACAAGGACCACCTGGTACGTAACTAACAGCCTGCCCAGCTCTATGACCCCTGAAGATTGCCCGACCTAATGGCCCTAAGCCCTAGTATAAAGGCACTGAATGAGAAATGAGGCTCTCATTGCCTCTATATTTGAGGTATCACACCAGGGGGCACCAGGATCAATCCTTCTCCAGAAGCTTGTTACTTGTCCTGAACTAGCTTTATAGAGTTCAACAACAATGCCACTGACTAATATACAAAAGTGATCTACGAGCCTACATTGGACCCAAAAGGTCAAGTTGAGTCCTAAAGTGAAAGATTTCTAGGTTTGAATTGACATTGGCCTTAACCCCATTTGGATCAGAAGGTTGTTAATTGTTATGCTTTCATAATCATATGGTTCTCAGTATCAGGGATACAAACCCGACAGAGCCTCCTCCTGATCCAATCATGCAACGGTCTTGGCAGTGAAGATGGTTCAGTTCTTCAAGCAACCGCCTCATCTGTTGTGAAGGCAATCCATCAGGGGTTGTGTTTCTGTGGTCATATGGCATGAATAGAGCCTGAAAAAACAAGAGTTAATAGTAAGAACAGGAACACCGAAGGTATATAACAAACAACCCatacaaaaaggaaaacaagaaaaacccactcacaaaatataaaagaaaacccATCGGCTACAACCGACCAGAATATGATAGaaaaatgttacaaaataaCCAAATACTTTTTAACACATATTTGTCAATAACAGGATGTGGCTACTTCATATCTCATCAGTAACAAAAGTTCCTATTGACAATCAACTCAATCTCCAACTCTCTGATGGCATCAAGACAAAACATCTTGTCAACAACTTAacacaaatattaattttaaaaaataaatgaattcatCAATCTACCCCTATTTGTTCCTTTTAATCAGCCAAAAGTATGATAAGAAAATAGAATTATCCCAAGCCAGTGCCTCTAAATCCATTTTCTACAATGAAACCATACTATGTGTCAAGATTAAGTCAAGCTGAGAAATCAATGGTTTGAGATTGGCTTGGTTAAACTAATGTCAAGCTG contains the following coding sequences:
- the LOC100265086 gene encoding probable xyloglucan galactosyltransferase GT17, which translates into the protein MSSRKHPSLSSVPQAPGTDGYQGYTFKDKDTHVASVMKPHFKYGLYLFFFLTIWFLLLFFWFPSTKPAVSPPIIQNSNSHVQNPPAEKVQVKLEEKVQVKPAEKAQVKPAEKAHVKPAKKASVLVYVYELPPKFNIGLLKECRRLNVYTDMCPHVANCGLGQPILEMGSSWFATHQFIAEMIFHARMENHPCRTRDPEKADLFYVPFYGGLHASSKFRESNLAARDALAVELVEYIHRQRWWRRNHGADHFLALGRTAWDFMRTDGGTDFGANRLLNLPPVKNMSVLTVERHPWEGSNQYGIPYPSYFHPSTSNEILTWQNRMRLQRRLHLFSFIGAPRNGVEKAAIRDEVIKQCAESARCHLLKCGSGASQCHEPTQVLNVMTQSEFCIQAPGDSFTRRSTFDSFLAGCIPVFVSPHTAYSQYSWFLPSDHTTYSVFIGDENPSIEAELLKIPNDQIQKMRNRVINLIPNLTYIHPNSSDFGFTDAVDVALGKLSDYVKSKLRGHGVTVH